From the genome of Candidatus Kapaibacterium sp., one region includes:
- the gcvH gene encoding glycine cleavage system protein GcvH, whose translation MRFPEELWYTKDHEWLRVVDGVGTVGVTDHAQRELGDIVFVDVTVNVGQVVEAGQVVATIEAVKTVADVYSPVRGKVLETNSLLSEKPELINQDPYGEGWILRLQLEEPQQLDQLLDAAAYKALIGYEE comes from the coding sequence ATGCGCTTTCCCGAAGAGCTCTGGTACACGAAAGATCACGAGTGGCTGCGGGTCGTGGACGGCGTTGGTACAGTTGGCGTTACGGACCACGCCCAGCGTGAGCTTGGGGATATTGTGTTCGTCGATGTCACCGTCAACGTTGGGCAGGTAGTTGAGGCTGGCCAAGTTGTGGCCACGATTGAAGCAGTCAAGACCGTTGCCGATGTGTATTCCCCGGTCCGTGGGAAGGTGCTAGAAACGAACTCGCTGCTCTCAGAGAAGCCTGAGCTCATCAACCAGGATCCATACGGGGAGGGCTGGATCCTCCGGCTCCAGCTAGAAGAACCGCAGCAACTTGATCAGCTTCTAGATGCTGCGGCGTATAAGGCCCTCATCGGGTATGAAGAGTAG
- the dapA gene encoding 4-hydroxy-tetrahydrodipicolinate synthase: MQLRGTLTALVTPFQRDGSVDWAALRRLVEFQLQAGVEGLVPVGSTGESATLSFEEKVEIIARVVEWVGGRVPVVAGTGTNDTRTTIELTRQAHRVGADAALIVCPYYNKPTQQGLYEHFRAVAEAVPIPIVLYNVPGRTAVNMTAETQLRLAEEFPTVVATKEASANLEQVMEILRNAPPHFAVLAGDDMLALPMIVCGGVGVVSVIANYAPQQFGECIRSALAGEWERARTLHYALFPLMRLNFIESNPIPVKAALAMMGLIEEVYRLPLTPLQPRHRELLERALREAGILQGAAV, from the coding sequence GTGCAGCTTCGTGGGACGTTGACGGCTCTGGTGACCCCATTCCAACGCGATGGTTCGGTTGACTGGGCTGCTCTGCGCCGGCTTGTGGAGTTCCAGCTCCAAGCAGGGGTCGAAGGCTTAGTCCCGGTCGGTTCTACAGGGGAGAGTGCAACGCTGAGCTTTGAGGAGAAGGTCGAGATAATTGCGCGGGTCGTTGAATGGGTAGGTGGGCGAGTGCCAGTGGTAGCGGGCACGGGGACAAACGACACTCGGACAACGATAGAGCTGACGCGGCAGGCTCATCGGGTAGGAGCTGATGCCGCGCTGATTGTCTGTCCGTACTACAACAAGCCGACCCAGCAGGGACTCTATGAGCATTTCCGAGCCGTGGCGGAAGCGGTCCCCATCCCGATCGTTCTCTACAACGTTCCAGGGCGGACCGCTGTCAATATGACGGCCGAGACGCAGCTCCGGCTGGCAGAGGAGTTCCCAACAGTTGTGGCTACCAAAGAGGCATCGGCCAATCTAGAGCAGGTGATGGAGATTCTCCGGAATGCCCCACCACACTTTGCCGTCTTGGCTGGGGACGATATGCTGGCGTTGCCGATGATTGTATGTGGGGGCGTTGGGGTGGTCTCTGTCATTGCAAACTATGCTCCGCAGCAGTTTGGAGAGTGCATTCGCTCGGCCCTTGCAGGAGAGTGGGAGCGTGCAAGGACGCTGCACTACGCGCTCTTCCCGCTCATGCGGCTCAACTTCATTGAATCCAATCCCATCCCGGTAAAGGCAGCGCTGGCGATGATGGGACTCATCGAGGAGGTCTACCGGCTACCGCTGACACCACTGCAGCCGCGCCATCGGGAGCTGCTAGAGCGTGCCCTGCGGGAGGCGGGGATACTACAGGGAGCTGCGGTATGA
- the accC gene encoding acetyl-CoA carboxylase biotin carboxylase subunit, whose translation MFRKVLIANRGEIALRIIRACREMGIRTVAVYSEADRYSLHVRFADEAVCIGPPPSKQSYLNIPAIIAAAEVTNADAIHPGYGFLAENEAFAEICRDCGFVFIGPTPEAIAKMGNKSVAKETVKAAGVPVVPGSDGVVSTLKEAREVAREIGYPIMLKAAAGGGGKGMRLVESDEGLERAFILARNEAEAAFGNPDVYIEKFIVQPRHIEFQVFGDHHGTVIHLNERECSIQRRHQKLIEEAPSPIMTPELRQAMGEAAIRAARAVGYVNAGTVEFLVDRDRNFYFMEMNTRIQVEHPVTEESIGGIDLIKEQIRVAAGEPLSLRPTPPRFHAIECRINAEDPFNGYRPSPGVITSLHFPGGLGVRVDSHIYQGYSIPPYYDSLIAKLIAVAPTREEAIARMRRALEEFVVEGIATTIPFHLAMMNNPDFIAGQFDTRYLEEHDWRQYAPVA comes from the coding sequence GTGTTTCGCAAAGTTCTGATTGCAAACCGTGGGGAGATTGCCCTCCGCATTATCCGGGCATGCCGTGAGATGGGGATTCGGACGGTTGCCGTGTACTCAGAGGCAGACCGATACTCCCTCCACGTGCGCTTCGCCGATGAGGCAGTATGCATTGGGCCGCCGCCGAGCAAGCAGAGCTATCTCAATATCCCCGCCATCATCGCGGCAGCCGAGGTGACGAATGCTGATGCGATTCATCCAGGCTACGGCTTCTTGGCAGAGAATGAGGCCTTCGCCGAGATCTGCCGTGATTGTGGCTTTGTCTTCATCGGCCCCACCCCCGAAGCAATAGCGAAGATGGGGAATAAATCCGTAGCGAAGGAGACGGTCAAAGCTGCTGGCGTTCCCGTTGTCCCTGGCAGCGACGGGGTTGTTAGTACTCTTAAGGAGGCCAGGGAGGTTGCTCGGGAAATTGGGTATCCGATTATGCTGAAGGCAGCGGCTGGGGGCGGGGGAAAAGGGATGCGGCTTGTAGAGAGCGATGAGGGACTGGAACGAGCCTTCATTCTGGCGCGTAATGAGGCAGAGGCGGCCTTCGGCAATCCCGATGTGTATATAGAGAAGTTCATCGTGCAGCCCCGACACATCGAGTTTCAGGTCTTCGGGGACCACCACGGTACGGTGATCCATCTCAACGAGCGGGAGTGCTCCATCCAGCGCCGACACCAAAAGCTCATCGAAGAGGCTCCTTCCCCGATCATGACACCGGAGCTCCGGCAGGCAATGGGGGAGGCCGCTATCCGAGCAGCCCGCGCTGTAGGCTACGTCAACGCAGGGACGGTGGAGTTCCTAGTGGATAGGGACCGCAACTTCTACTTCATGGAGATGAACACCCGCATTCAAGTGGAGCACCCTGTCACAGAGGAGTCGATCGGTGGGATTGATCTCATCAAGGAGCAAATTCGGGTGGCAGCCGGCGAGCCACTATCGCTGCGTCCCACCCCTCCACGATTCCATGCCATAGAGTGCCGCATCAATGCCGAGGATCCCTTCAACGGCTACCGTCCCTCGCCTGGGGTGATTACAAGCCTTCACTTTCCGGGAGGCCTAGGGGTGCGGGTTGATTCTCACATCTACCAAGGTTACTCCATCCCGCCGTACTACGATTCGCTGATCGCTAAGCTCATTGCTGTAGCGCCAACTCGCGAGGAGGCGATTGCCCGTATGCGGCGGGCTCTAGAGGAGTTCGTTGTCGAAGGTATTGCGACGACGATTCCTTTCCACCTGGCGATGATGAACAACCCTGATTTCATTGCTGGGCAGTTTGATACGCGGTATCTGGAGGAACACGATTGGCGTCAGTATGCGCCTGTAGCGTAG